In one Roseburia intestinalis L1-82 genomic region, the following are encoded:
- a CDS encoding UbiA prenyltransferase family protein, translating into MKKYLYLMRVHHYIKNILIFMPLIFSGNLTDRRKFTATLLGMIAFSLVTSAVYIINDIRDAEKDRMHPTKKNRPIASGAVTPFHAVVLMVFILIAAEVLLVVSDATAGSYALVILYLFINVAYSMGLKDVPLLDVTILASGFLLRVLFGAVLTGTEVSEWLYLTVLSGAFYFSLGKRRNELQKKKDGDTRKVLKYYTRDFLDKNMYMCLALLNTFYALWCKDITNAGMEYAMWTVPIVILICMKYSLTVEGNSEGDPVEVLLHDRVLMALCVVYGIVMIGMLYLGA; encoded by the coding sequence ATGAAAAAGTATTTATATCTCATGAGAGTACATCATTATATCAAAAACATACTGATTTTTATGCCACTGATTTTCAGTGGAAATCTGACAGACCGGCGTAAGTTTACGGCAACACTGCTTGGAATGATCGCATTTTCACTGGTCACATCTGCGGTCTATATCATCAATGATATCAGGGATGCGGAAAAAGACAGGATGCATCCGACAAAGAAAAATCGCCCGATCGCATCCGGCGCAGTCACACCGTTTCACGCAGTAGTGCTGATGGTGTTCATTCTGATCGCAGCAGAGGTACTGCTTGTGGTGTCAGATGCGACAGCGGGCAGTTATGCGCTGGTAATTTTATATCTGTTTATCAATGTGGCATATAGTATGGGACTTAAGGATGTACCGCTTTTAGATGTGACAATTCTTGCTTCCGGATTTTTGCTGCGCGTGCTTTTCGGTGCGGTCCTGACAGGGACGGAAGTGTCTGAATGGCTGTATCTGACTGTACTTTCCGGTGCGTTTTATTTTAGTCTTGGAAAAAGACGCAACGAGCTGCAGAAGAAAAAGGACGGGGATACCCGCAAGGTGCTTAAATATTATACGAGAGATTTCCTGGACAAAAATATGTATATGTGCCTGGCACTGCTCAATACATTTTATGCATTATGGTGTAAGGATATTACCAATGCCGGCATGGAATATGCAATGTGGACGGTGCCGATCGTGATTTTGATCTGTATGAAGTACAGTCTGACGGTGGAGGGGAATTCGGAGGGAGATCCTGTGGAGGTCCTTTTACATGACAGGGTACTGATGGCACTCTGTGTGGTTTATGGTATTGTAATGATAGGTATGCTGTATCTTGGAGCATAG
- a CDS encoding glucosyltransferase domain-containing protein: MNTIRWKMPDQYLTEWYRNLSGAVKTAFYAAFAAGLAAHLYQFTNKLYNYDELANTPGGIGLSTEQGRWLLNWMGRFMRSVFGGSYSLPFFNGIFALLFLALSAGMVVSVFQVRNKLTAGLIGGLMTVFPAVVSMYFFMFLALYYAIGIFFSVFAAWLTVKYPKNIIANIAAVVMIACSLGVYQAYFPDTVCILLMVVILKAAFGGVKEKKEWKEFFLMIARFLLVMAAGVAVYFLINKAVLAVTHIQLTSYQGGDTMGKITIAQLISALKSCYTSFFDLGFSDVMGISYNRTVRRLIKVVWILFAAGIGAYLVLKKKEYLNKVIVLCGIVVFPVAMFLIYVMAPNSYCYTLMAYSVVFFFVFFLLWLDACFRNLKLHAPVKSITNWVSALLTAALVIVFVWYANGNYMALEYTKYHDFSYVQTLVTKIRSVEDYSQDKPVIVVGTQINDSTNGMGSLIGDTFTVGGKADTNLGYNSLLYLMSDYLGFSPYYGTYEEIQNWMQREVVREMPSYPADGSIQVIDDTIIVKLSDYEIN; this comes from the coding sequence ATGAATACGATCAGATGGAAAATGCCGGATCAGTATCTGACTGAGTGGTACCGGAATCTTTCGGGAGCGGTAAAGACAGCTTTTTATGCTGCTTTTGCAGCAGGGCTTGCAGCTCATTTGTATCAGTTCACCAATAAATTATACAATTATGATGAGCTTGCGAATACACCAGGAGGTATCGGATTAAGTACAGAACAGGGAAGATGGCTGTTAAACTGGATGGGGCGTTTTATGCGTTCTGTATTTGGAGGTTCTTATTCACTGCCTTTTTTTAATGGAATCTTTGCACTGCTGTTCCTTGCCTTATCAGCGGGAATGGTCGTATCTGTATTTCAGGTAAGAAACAAACTGACTGCGGGGCTGATCGGAGGACTTATGACAGTATTTCCGGCAGTTGTGTCCATGTACTTTTTTATGTTTCTGGCACTTTATTATGCAATAGGCATTTTTTTCAGTGTGTTTGCTGCGTGGCTCACTGTGAAATATCCGAAAAATATCATTGCAAATATAGCAGCAGTGGTAATGATTGCATGTTCCCTTGGTGTATATCAGGCATACTTCCCGGATACTGTGTGCATTCTTCTTATGGTGGTGATTTTAAAAGCAGCATTTGGCGGTGTGAAGGAGAAAAAGGAATGGAAAGAGTTTTTCCTTATGATTGCCAGATTCTTACTGGTGATGGCAGCTGGCGTTGCGGTTTATTTTCTGATCAATAAAGCGGTACTTGCAGTCACACATATACAGCTTACCAGTTATCAGGGTGGCGATACAATGGGAAAGATCACGATCGCACAGCTTATTAGTGCATTAAAATCTTGTTACACCTCATTTTTTGATCTGGGATTTTCCGATGTTATGGGAATCAGCTATAACCGTACCGTAAGACGTCTGATCAAAGTTGTATGGATCTTATTTGCAGCAGGTATTGGTGCTTATCTGGTTTTAAAGAAAAAAGAATATTTAAATAAGGTAATTGTTTTGTGTGGTATAGTGGTGTTTCCGGTAGCGATGTTTTTGATCTATGTGATGGCACCGAATTCCTACTGCTATACGCTGATGGCATATTCAGTTGTATTTTTCTTTGTATTTTTCCTGTTGTGGCTGGATGCATGTTTCCGGAATCTTAAACTGCATGCTCCGGTAAAGAGCATAACAAACTGGGTGTCTGCATTGCTTACGGCGGCATTGGTAATCGTGTTTGTCTGGTACGCAAATGGCAATTACATGGCACTTGAATATACGAAATATCATGATTTTTCCTATGTGCAGACGCTGGTCACCAAGATCCGGAGTGTGGAGGATTATTCGCAGGACAAGCCGGTGATCGTGGTGGGAACACAGATTAATGACAGTACGAATGGTATGGGAAGTCTGATCGGTGATACTTTTACCGTTGGAGGAAAAGCAGATACGAACCTTGGATATAACTCTTTGCTGTATCTGATGTCTGATTATCTTGGATTTTCGCCATATTATGGAACTTATGAGGAGATCCAGAACTGGATGCAGAGAGAGGTTGTCAGGGAAATGCCATCCTATCCGGCGGATGGATCTATTCAGGTGATTGACGATACGATTATTGTAAAACTGTCTGATTATGAAATAAATTAA
- a CDS encoding alpha-mannosyltransferase, with protein sequence MSKIIPVMVHHETGEKAQAAGKKNQEYLKYCIAQAKKYNEKVVLLGDEYNKAWCDDWHNANDFITEKWTKFHAVFENLSTYPTAWAEGIFKRFFLILEYLERNSFEECVIIDSDVLLYLNVSEYEPFRHCKVAAETPLLQDFAMLEKGNGLKWKTCAGFSYFTTQGLREFTDFCIDMYANHKDFLMKKWDVHRKFGMYGGVGEMALLHLWVSSLPEGEYLNLLKDDADHGVFDNSVGESSGYLEHQYEYIKRLSVKNLHWEDGRPYCYTIDGHEKTWFLNLHFVDITKIFMEGVYENQSYSAHAKFVTYMLKCRGRLADIKHGNTKWQQKLKIKRSKNV encoded by the coding sequence ATGAGCAAGATCATTCCTGTTATGGTTCATCACGAAACCGGAGAAAAGGCTCAGGCTGCGGGGAAGAAGAACCAGGAATACTTAAAATACTGTATCGCACAGGCAAAAAAATATAATGAAAAAGTTGTTTTGCTAGGCGATGAATATAACAAAGCGTGGTGTGACGACTGGCACAATGCCAATGACTTCATTACCGAAAAATGGACAAAATTTCATGCTGTCTTTGAGAATCTTTCCACATATCCGACCGCATGGGCAGAGGGCATCTTTAAGCGCTTCTTCCTGATACTGGAATACTTAGAGCGCAACTCCTTTGAGGAGTGTGTCATTATCGACAGTGACGTTCTGCTTTACTTAAATGTCAGTGAATATGAGCCGTTCCGTCACTGCAAAGTGGCTGCTGAAACCCCCCTTTTACAGGATTTTGCAATGCTTGAAAAAGGAAACGGGCTGAAATGGAAAACCTGTGCAGGATTTTCCTATTTTACCACACAGGGACTTCGCGAATTTACGGATTTCTGCATCGATATGTATGCAAATCACAAAGATTTCCTGATGAAAAAGTGGGATGTCCACCGCAAATTCGGCATGTACGGCGGTGTCGGCGAGATGGCACTATTACATCTGTGGGTTTCTTCCCTTCCGGAAGGGGAATATTTAAACCTGTTAAAGGACGATGCGGACCACGGTGTATTTGATAATTCCGTGGGTGAATCTTCCGGTTACTTAGAACACCAGTATGAGTATATCAAACGCTTAAGCGTAAAGAATCTGCACTGGGAAGATGGCAGGCCTTACTGCTATACGATCGACGGTCATGAAAAAACCTGGTTTTTAAATCTTCACTTTGTCGACATTACAAAAATCTTTATGGAAGGTGTCTATGAAAACCAGTCCTATTCTGCACACGCGAAGTTTGTAACATACATGTTGAAATGCCGCGGAAGACTTGCAGACATCAAACATGGCAATACAAAATGGCAGCAGAAACTAAAGATCAAACGCAGTAAAAATGTCTGA
- a CDS encoding acyltransferase family protein: MSKDRSSNFELLRLLCIFGILMMHTFGGIDTSVSFFNTEIHVLVNSVFNMGVTCFILLSGYFGIRFDFKKLIRLDLMIIFFTIFGTIAVGNLGIKALIKSCIPVISRYYWFISCYFFLCFLTPFLNQIPEKLSKENFEKLLAVLLLLFSVIPTFGFFEIMQDGGKGLVHMVMIYLLGRYLALYHNRSHNTGRLFLGLFLSIGFIFLADSSLTFVRGKLYTTFCRDCSIFIIFGSVMVLLLFRELNFHSRFINRAAGNVLAVYVLDGTVQTFLLKWIDFKPYAGSWFLVFLAIGYALAIMIIACLLNEVRKATIGRLEPWLVNVVNAVVMWGVNAVRGVVRRLLTYFIG; this comes from the coding sequence ATGTCAAAAGATCGTTCTTCTAATTTTGAATTATTACGTTTATTATGCATTTTCGGAATTCTGATGATGCACACTTTCGGCGGAATCGACACTTCCGTATCATTTTTTAACACAGAGATCCATGTACTGGTTAACTCCGTCTTTAATATGGGAGTTACCTGCTTTATCCTGCTCTCCGGTTATTTCGGCATCCGTTTTGACTTCAAAAAACTGATCCGGCTCGACCTTATGATCATCTTTTTCACAATATTTGGTACGATCGCAGTTGGAAATCTGGGTATAAAAGCACTGATCAAATCCTGTATTCCGGTAATTTCAAGATATTACTGGTTTATCAGCTGTTACTTTTTCCTCTGCTTTTTAACACCATTTTTAAACCAGATCCCGGAAAAGCTGTCAAAGGAAAACTTTGAAAAACTGCTCGCCGTCTTACTGCTTCTTTTCTCCGTAATCCCAACCTTCGGATTCTTTGAAATTATGCAGGACGGTGGAAAAGGATTAGTCCACATGGTTATGATCTATCTGCTCGGACGCTACCTTGCGCTTTATCATAACCGCAGCCATAACACCGGACGCCTGTTCCTTGGACTTTTCCTCAGTATCGGTTTTATTTTCCTCGCTGACAGTTCGCTGACCTTTGTCCGTGGAAAGCTCTATACAACGTTCTGCCGCGACTGTTCGATTTTCATTATATTTGGTTCTGTCATGGTTTTACTGCTGTTTCGTGAATTAAATTTTCACAGCCGTTTCATCAACCGTGCTGCCGGAAATGTGCTCGCGGTCTATGTGTTAGATGGAACGGTTCAGACATTTCTGTTAAAATGGATCGATTTTAAACCGTATGCCGGATCGTGGTTTTTAGTATTCCTTGCGATCGGTTATGCGCTTGCAATTATGATCATTGCGTGTCTGTTGAACGAGGTGCGGAAAGCGACGATTGGACGACTGGAGCCTTGGCTCGTGAATGTGGTCAATGCCGTGGTGATGTGGGGTGTGAATGCGGTAAGAGGTGTTGTCCGAAGACTACTCACGTATTTTATTGGTTGA
- a CDS encoding acyltransferase — protein MKKKYYLEVIRILAILMVMYNHSAAFMSFSNQSGVEYAISFLFSMVCKGAVPLFFMVSGALLLGKNESGKDLFQKRILRMILVIVIFSFLYYMKLVLKGERPFAPFSFLLSLPTDLVYLPYWFLYSYLGVLTILPILRPLAQNMSKNTFWYLIILQILLDCLKPTAWVLWGYGLCGYYNFSGLFQYVIFYPLIGYGLDQYFSETKFLTPKNIGRNLAVFVAAVLTQMMVYKDYLSVGNYQEVYLGTWLSVPVIVIFLNTKLLFQEERLSERTKKILVSVGGCVFGCYLLGGFIGTGGRLDVIAGTLTPVTGMLPAYIIEIIIAFLIEVAVTLVLKKLPVFRKLL, from the coding sequence ATGAAAAAGAAATACTACCTCGAGGTCATCCGTATTCTCGCAATTTTGATGGTTATGTACAATCATTCTGCAGCATTTATGTCATTTTCCAATCAAAGTGGCGTAGAATATGCAATATCGTTTCTGTTTTCCATGGTATGCAAAGGTGCGGTGCCTTTGTTTTTCATGGTATCCGGAGCACTGTTGCTTGGAAAAAATGAAAGTGGGAAAGATCTGTTTCAAAAAAGAATTCTGCGCATGATTCTTGTAATTGTGATATTCTCGTTCCTGTATTATATGAAACTGGTTTTAAAAGGAGAACGTCCTTTTGCACCGTTTTCGTTTCTGCTGTCACTGCCGACGGATCTGGTATATCTGCCGTACTGGTTTTTATACAGTTATCTCGGTGTGCTTACGATTTTGCCGATCCTGCGCCCACTGGCACAGAATATGTCGAAAAATACCTTCTGGTATCTGATCATTTTACAGATATTGCTGGACTGCCTGAAACCGACAGCATGGGTATTATGGGGATACGGACTCTGCGGTTATTATAATTTTAGCGGACTGTTCCAGTATGTCATTTTTTATCCACTGATCGGATATGGACTGGATCAGTATTTCAGTGAAACGAAGTTTCTGACGCCGAAGAATATCGGCCGGAATCTTGCTGTGTTTGTGGCAGCGGTTCTTACACAGATGATGGTATATAAAGACTATCTTTCAGTGGGAAATTATCAGGAAGTATACCTTGGAACATGGCTGTCTGTCCCGGTCATAGTTATATTCTTAAATACGAAACTTCTCTTTCAGGAAGAACGGCTATCAGAGCGGACAAAAAAGATTCTCGTCAGTGTCGGAGGCTGCGTATTTGGCTGTTATCTTCTTGGTGGATTTATTGGAACCGGAGGAAGGCTGGATGTCATTGCTGGCACGTTAACCCCGGTAACCGGGATGCTGCCGGCATATATCATTGAGATTATAATTGCATTCTTAATTGAAGTAGCAGTTACGTTAGTTTTGAAGAAATTACCGGTATTCCGGAAATTGTTGTAG
- a CDS encoding DUF3048 domain-containing protein: MKKRAILMLTALAMAASMAACGDKKTDETAADSTEVAMTEAGTESTEAETESEEVLPEGMYRSELTNELIDESLKNQRPIAVMVDNESIALPHYGLSQADVVYEMMNSTLNGRITRFMVLVKDWENIKQLGSIRSVRPTNILIASEWNAVICHDGGPFYIDEYMADPSVDNFSGTFSRVDNGKSREYTEYILPGDLDKNFENSGVSKEYTSYYEGPHYQFASESNPVDLSSASDAIDANTVDLPFPHNGSYLEYNADDQLYYYSEYGKAHVDPGNDNKQLCFKNLLIQSCGYTQYDEHGYLIFDCVSQGGGYYVTNGKAIPVTWKKEKMTSPTRYYDAAGNEIKINTGKTYVGFVPVDDWLDLVIE; encoded by the coding sequence TTGAAGAAAAGAGCGATTTTAATGCTGACTGCGCTTGCAATGGCGGCATCTATGGCAGCATGCGGCGACAAAAAAACAGACGAGACGGCGGCTGATTCGACAGAAGTTGCCATGACAGAGGCTGGAACAGAGTCAACAGAGGCTGAAACCGAGAGTGAGGAAGTACTTCCGGAGGGAATGTACCGCAGTGAGCTGACAAACGAGCTGATTGATGAGAGTCTTAAAAATCAGAGACCGATCGCAGTTATGGTGGACAATGAGTCTATTGCACTGCCACATTACGGTTTATCACAGGCAGACGTTGTCTATGAGATGATGAACAGCACATTAAACGGCAGAATCACCAGATTTATGGTACTTGTCAAAGACTGGGAAAACATCAAACAGTTAGGAAGCATCCGAAGTGTGCGTCCGACGAATATCCTGATTGCATCCGAGTGGAATGCAGTCATCTGTCATGATGGCGGTCCATTCTATATTGATGAATATATGGCAGATCCGAGTGTGGATAATTTTAGTGGTACATTCTCACGTGTGGATAACGGCAAATCAAGAGAATATACCGAATATATCTTACCGGGAGATTTAGACAAGAACTTCGAAAACAGTGGTGTTTCAAAAGAATATACTTCTTATTATGAGGGACCGCATTACCAGTTTGCAAGTGAGAGTAATCCGGTAGATCTTTCTTCTGCATCCGATGCAATCGATGCCAATACCGTGGATCTTCCGTTCCCACACAATGGTTCTTATTTAGAGTACAATGCGGATGACCAGCTTTACTACTACTCAGAGTATGGTAAAGCACATGTAGATCCGGGTAACGACAACAAACAGCTCTGCTTTAAGAATCTTCTGATCCAGAGCTGCGGATATACCCAGTATGATGAACACGGTTATCTGATTTTCGACTGTGTCAGCCAGGGCGGTGGATATTATGTGACCAATGGAAAAGCGATTCCGGTTACCTGGAAGAAAGAGAAGATGACTTCTCCGACACGCTACTATGATGCAGCAGGCAATGAGATCAAGATTAATACCGGCAAAACTTATGTAGGATTTGTCCCGGTGGATGACTGGCTTGATCTTGTAATTGAATAA
- a CDS encoding InlB B-repeat-containing protein, which produces MKKKVLAVFMAVFVTVGTVLAPAETGSVYAAQITEEQTEEITPETETELQKEVQSEETETETGTEQADAEDKDTENASQTEQKAGVTQSEATEIEVSETAETEEVETKTAGETETLETQTVEETEILETEEVEETEEAETRAAALTGMPTGLMPFEAVGEITLDGETAEEEEAENILKSSAYYNSTWEKYGSYYFYNQLSSKEKAYWDALNKVCLKYMTTQADAAKYNISGTTYYYIDIVGSSSLSLSQMEEVYQIFRYSNPQYYFLKSAYLKNGTYGIAGCVYPAFANGSARAATTKKVQSQVSSWQKKIDACSTDEKKVKMIHDLIIDKVEYNQTLYDNNFKDEDTAYSQSAYSVFCTDLTVCAGYSQAFEMMCNGSGIDAVAVTSYYHEWNKVRLNDSWYNVDCTWDDADGTIYYGYFERSDNYYDTVNYSSYVFHAEEDIWEGYLPACTIDSGATSTAPGTIATITQTVAKPVISASVSGTSYKVKITSKTSGAVIYYTTDGSEPNAAYSKGTRYTGAFTVSPGKTVKAVAVCNKYADSSVSSKKLAKLTTYKITFKSNGGKGSMSKQSMAKGVSTAISKNKFSRKYYTFTGWNTKANGKGKSYKNKAKIKLTKNITLYAQWKLTKYKITYKLNGGKNAKKNPTAYTYKTSTIKLKNPTRKGYVFKGWYLDKKFKKKVTVINKGSSGNKTLYAKWKKK; this is translated from the coding sequence ATGAAGAAAAAGGTATTGGCAGTGTTTATGGCAGTCTTTGTCACTGTGGGGACTGTGCTTGCACCGGCGGAGACCGGTTCTGTTTATGCGGCACAGATTACAGAAGAGCAGACGGAGGAGATTACGCCGGAAACGGAAACAGAACTTCAGAAAGAAGTGCAGAGTGAGGAAACTGAAACCGAAACTGGGACGGAGCAGGCTGACGCAGAGGACAAAGATACAGAAAATGCGAGTCAGACGGAGCAGAAAGCCGGTGTGACACAGAGTGAAGCAACGGAAATTGAAGTGTCAGAAACGGCGGAGACTGAGGAAGTGGAGACTAAGACGGCCGGGGAAACAGAAACACTGGAAACGCAGACGGTGGAGGAGACAGAAATACTGGAAACCGAAGAGGTCGAAGAAACTGAGGAGGCGGAAACCAGGGCGGCTGCACTTACAGGAATGCCGACAGGTCTTATGCCGTTTGAAGCAGTTGGTGAAATCACACTGGATGGCGAAACTGCGGAAGAGGAAGAAGCAGAAAATATTTTAAAATCATCTGCTTATTATAACAGTACCTGGGAAAAATATGGAAGTTATTATTTTTATAATCAGTTAAGCAGTAAGGAAAAGGCATACTGGGATGCTTTGAATAAAGTTTGTTTAAAGTATATGACAACACAGGCAGATGCAGCAAAATACAATATCAGTGGGACAACTTACTATTATATTGATATAGTAGGCAGCAGTTCGCTGTCATTATCGCAGATGGAGGAGGTATATCAGATCTTCCGTTATTCAAATCCACAGTACTATTTCTTAAAGAGTGCATACTTAAAAAATGGAACTTATGGTATTGCAGGCTGTGTTTATCCTGCATTTGCAAATGGTTCCGCACGTGCAGCTACAACAAAAAAAGTGCAGAGTCAGGTTTCATCCTGGCAGAAGAAGATCGATGCCTGCTCAACAGATGAGAAAAAGGTAAAAATGATCCATGATCTGATCATTGATAAAGTGGAATATAACCAGACCTTATATGATAATAATTTTAAAGATGAGGATACGGCATATTCCCAGTCTGCCTACAGTGTATTTTGCACAGATCTGACGGTATGTGCGGGATATTCACAGGCATTTGAGATGATGTGCAATGGCTCAGGAATCGATGCCGTAGCAGTAACAAGTTACTATCACGAGTGGAATAAAGTGCGTCTTAACGATTCCTGGTACAATGTAGACTGTACATGGGATGATGCGGACGGAACCATTTACTATGGTTATTTTGAAAGAAGCGATAATTATTATGATACAGTAAATTATAGTTCCTATGTTTTCCATGCGGAAGAAGATATCTGGGAGGGTTACCTGCCGGCATGTACGATCGATTCCGGGGCGACATCCACAGCACCGGGAACGATTGCCACAATCACTCAGACAGTAGCAAAGCCAGTTATTTCAGCGTCGGTAAGCGGTACCTCCTATAAAGTAAAAATAACATCGAAAACATCTGGAGCAGTTATTTATTATACCACAGACGGAAGTGAGCCAAATGCGGCATATTCAAAGGGCACACGTTATACGGGAGCATTTACAGTTTCCCCTGGTAAGACGGTGAAGGCAGTTGCAGTCTGCAATAAATATGCGGACAGCAGTGTTTCATCGAAGAAACTCGCAAAGCTGACAACTTATAAGATCACATTCAAGAGCAATGGCGGCAAGGGAAGCATGAGCAAGCAGAGTATGGCAAAGGGTGTTTCCACCGCGATCTCAAAAAATAAGTTTTCCAGGAAATATTATACGTTTACAGGCTGGAATACCAAGGCAAACGGAAAAGGTAAGTCTTATAAAAACAAAGCAAAGATCAAGCTCACGAAGAACATTACACTGTATGCACAGTGGAAACTTACGAAATATAAGATTACCTATAAATTAAATGGTGGAAAAAATGCCAAAAAGAATCCGACTGCATATACATACAAGACTTCGACGATCAAACTGAAAAATCCGACAAGAAAAGGATATGTATTTAAGGGATGGTATTTAGATAAGAAATTTAAAAAGAAAGTTACTGTCATCAATAAAGGAAGCAGCGGAAATAAGACACTGTATGCAAAGTGGAAAAAGAAGTAA
- a CDS encoding glycosyltransferase family 2 protein, whose amino-acid sequence MKISLIVPCYNEQEALPIFYRETKKVMESMDCDYEMIFVNDGSKDGTLELLKEFAKEDTHVTYIGFSRNFGKEAAMYAGFCNVTGDYAAVMDADMQDPPSLLPQMLDILENQGYDSVATRRATRKGEPVIRSWFARMFYRLINKISDADIVDGARDFRLMKRSMVDAIVEMGEYNRFSKGIFGWIGFKTYWLPYENVNRVAGETKWSFWKLFRYAIDGVINFSQAPLSVASWFGMFMTFVSFIAVVFIIIRKLIFGDPVDGWASTVCIITLIGGIQLFCMGIMGQYIAKTYLEVKKRPHYIVSDTNREDMEKVK is encoded by the coding sequence ATGAAGATTTCATTGATTGTTCCATGCTATAACGAGCAGGAAGCATTACCGATCTTTTATCGGGAAACCAAAAAAGTTATGGAGTCCATGGACTGTGATTATGAAATGATTTTTGTCAATGACGGGTCAAAGGATGGAACACTGGAGCTTTTGAAAGAGTTTGCAAAAGAAGATACACATGTGACCTATATCGGATTTTCCAGAAATTTTGGAAAGGAAGCGGCTATGTATGCCGGTTTTTGCAATGTGACCGGGGATTATGCGGCAGTCATGGATGCGGATATGCAGGATCCTCCGTCATTATTACCACAAATGCTTGATATATTAGAGAATCAGGGGTATGACAGCGTGGCAACGCGCCGTGCTACAAGAAAAGGAGAACCGGTGATAAGAAGCTGGTTTGCAAGAATGTTTTACCGTCTGATCAATAAGATTTCGGATGCGGATATTGTGGATGGTGCGAGAGATTTCCGACTGATGAAACGCAGCATGGTTGATGCGATCGTCGAGATGGGAGAGTACAACCGTTTTTCAAAAGGAATTTTTGGGTGGATCGGTTTTAAGACATACTGGCTTCCATATGAGAACGTTAACCGTGTGGCAGGGGAAACAAAGTGGAGTTTCTGGAAACTGTTTCGCTATGCGATTGATGGTGTGATTAACTTTTCACAGGCACCGCTTTCCGTGGCATCCTGGTTTGGAATGTTTATGACATTTGTTTCGTTTATCGCAGTTGTGTTTATCATTATCCGTAAACTGATCTTTGGTGATCCGGTCGATGGCTGGGCATCAACCGTATGTATTATTACGCTGATCGGCGGCATACAGTTATTCTGTATGGGAATTATGGGACAGTATATTGCAAAAACATATCTGGAAGTCAAAAAAAGACCACACTATATCGTTTCGGACACAAACCGTGAGGATATGGAAAAAGTGAAATAG
- a CDS encoding glycosyltransferase family 2 protein → MKAVLYMVIPCYNEEEVLPVTSGLFLEELQLLIEKEKISEESRILFVNDGSKDRTWEIIEGLARENPHFIGICQSRNRGHQNAVLAGLMEAKDVSDITISIDCDGQDDIATMEAMVDAYYDGAEVVYGVRSSRDTDTFFKRFTAQAFYKVLMRMGVETVYNHADYRLISARVLKEFAGFKEVNLFLRGMIPLVGFKSTSVFYERHERIAGESHYPLAKMVNLAIDGITSLSVKPLRLISGLGIGVSVLSFVGVLWAVITQICGRTVTGWASTVCVICFMGGVQLVCLGVLGEYIGKIYMEVKARPRYIISERTWTKQNEDEEKGE, encoded by the coding sequence ATGAAGGCAGTCTTATATATGGTAATTCCGTGTTATAATGAGGAAGAAGTTTTACCGGTAACTTCCGGTCTGTTTTTAGAGGAATTACAGTTGCTGATCGAAAAAGAAAAGATAAGTGAAGAGAGCCGCATCCTTTTTGTCAATGACGGGAGTAAGGACCGAACATGGGAGATTATAGAAGGACTTGCCAGGGAGAATCCACACTTTATTGGAATCTGTCAGAGCCGCAACAGAGGACATCAGAATGCAGTCCTTGCAGGACTGATGGAGGCAAAAGATGTCAGTGACATTACGATATCGATCGATTGTGACGGGCAGGATGATATCGCAACGATGGAAGCGATGGTGGATGCTTACTATGACGGGGCGGAAGTGGTCTATGGTGTCAGAAGCAGCCGTGATACGGATACCTTCTTTAAGCGATTTACGGCACAGGCTTTTTATAAGGTCTTAATGCGGATGGGGGTGGAAACCGTTTATAATCATGCAGATTACCGGCTGATATCGGCGAGGGTATTAAAGGAATTTGCAGGTTTTAAAGAGGTAAATTTATTTCTGCGCGGGATGATCCCGCTGGTTGGATTCAAGAGTACGAGTGTTTTTTATGAGAGGCATGAGAGGATCGCAGGGGAATCGCATTATCCGCTCGCAAAGATGGTCAATCTGGCGATTGACGGGATCACGAGCTTAAGTGTAAAACCGCTCCGTCTTATTTCAGGTCTTGGAATTGGCGTGTCTGTGTTAAGTTTTGTTGGAGTTTTATGGGCCGTTATTACACAGATCTGCGGCAGAACGGTGACCGGATGGGCAAGTACCGTCTGTGTGATCTGTTTTATGGGAGGTGTACAGCTTGTCTGTCTTGGCGTGCTGGGCGAATATATTGGAAAAATTTACATGGAAGTCAAGGCAAGGCCGCGCTATATCATCAGCGAGCGTACCTGGACGAAACAAAATGAGGATGAAGAAAAAGGAGAATAG